The Gammaproteobacteria bacterium DNA window CCCTCGTTGGCCACCGTGCCGCGCGCCGGTATCGTGCATCGCCTCGACAAGGACACCAGCGGGCTGCTGGTGGTGGCACGCAACCTGATGGCGCACCAGTCGCTGGTCGCACAGCTGCAGGCGCACAGCGTCAGACGTGAATACCTCGCTATCGTCGGGGGGCTGCTGGTCGCCGGCGGTACGGTCGATGCCCCCATCGGCCGGCATGCCACCGACCGCAAGCGTATGGCCGTGACCCGTTTCGGCAAGCCAGCCGTCAGCCACTATCGCATCGAGGCGCGCTACCGTGCCCATACCCTGGTACGCGTGAATCTGGAGACCGGCCGCACCCACCAGATCCGCGTCCCCGCCCAGCACATCGGCCATCCGGTCGCCGGCGACGACAAGTACGGCGATGTCGAGGTCAACAAGCGCCTGCGCGAACAGGCCGGCCTCAAGCGCCTGTTCCTGCATGCCGCTTCGCTGGAATTCGCGCTGGACGGCGGCCGCGCGGACTACGTGCTCACCGCGCCGCTGGCACCGGAGCTGGTGGAGGTACTGGATCGGTTGGGGTAGACGGAGTCCATGCCACGGAGGTGCCCTTCGGGCGACTTCGCTGCGGTATCCCTGTGGTGGGCTCTGCCTGCTATCGGGGGAGTCCGGTCGGCCTTCCTTCGAGACGTTCTTTCTGGCGCATCGCCCAGGCCTCCCATTTGCCGAACGCGATTTTCACGAGGAAATCGAAGG harbors:
- the rluD gene encoding 23S rRNA pseudouridine(1911/1915/1917) synthase RluD — protein: MSRRVELQARVPADAAGQRLDQVLAGLFPDYSRSRLQQWIREGGVRVDGQTCKPKERMVGGEQVTVAAELEEDTRCEPQAIALRIVHADDDLLVIDKPAGLVVHPAAGNRDGTLQNALLYHDPSLATVPRAGIVHRLDKDTSGLLVVARNLMAHQSLVAQLQAHSVRREYLAIVGGLLVAGGTVDAPIGRHATDRKRMAVTRFGKPAVSHYRIEARYRAHTLVRVNLETGRTHQIRVPAQHIGHPVAGDDKYGDVEVNKRLREQAGLKRLFLHAASLEFALDGGRADYVLTAPLAPELVEVLDRLG